The genomic interval CGATCATTTTGTTCTTTGTCTATTTCATCAAGAAGAACGGTCTGCAGAAGCGGATTACGGAGATCGATAGCCGGATCGCCGGGTTCCGGCGGCAGCACGCCGAAATCTTCCGGGATTACAAGGTGACCAAACTCGGCGTGGTCTACGTTCCGGTTGCGGACCAGATCAAGTACGAGGACCGGAGTTTCATCGTCGACTATACGGGCAAGGTCCCCGAATCGGAGGTTACGCTGCAGCTGTCGCGCCGGAACGACCTGCTGATCGAGACCATCGGGCGTCTCGAAAAGCTTTCGGACGAGGCGCCGATCGTCGAGGGTTCGCAGGAGATCGAGACCGTCGGGACGGAGGACTATTCGACCTCGATCCAGCAGATCAACCAGCACGACTACCTGGGGAACCTGGAGCGTTCGCTGCGGACGATCTCCTACTGCATGGACGACCTCGACACGACGTCGGTGTCGCTGCCGCTGGTTGCCGACCAGAGCGACTACCTGCAGTTCCTCAATGAATATGCCACGCGGGAGTTGCCCGAACGTGCGGCCGTGATCCCGGTCTTCGACAAGGCACGCTACACCGAGAGCATCGAGAAGTTCCAGGAACTGAACCGCCTCAAGGATTCGCTGTCGACCAAGACCCAGCAGTTCGAGGATGTGCTCAAGTCGCTCATGTCCACGATCGCCAACTCGGTGCAGGCGATTTCGGCCCTGAAGGTGGCCTCGGTGGACAAGGTGGTCCTGGAGTCGAACAAGATCCTCTATCAGATCCTGAAGGCGCCTTACAACCACTACTCGCCGATGCTGGAGTTCGAGGAGATCGAGCGCATCCGCAACGAGCAGTTCGATTACAGCGAGGATGTGCAGAGCTACGTACCGTTCAAGTTGCGGCAGAGCTCGCGGGTGCGTTTCAACCTGGTGACGGGGCTCTGGACATCGGAGGACGGAAATACGACCAACATGCCTTTCGGCGTGCACCAGCTCTATGAGGAGATCGTGGCGCCGGTGGTCCAGAACCTGATGACGGAGAACCGGATCGAGCGCCTGAAGATCTACAACCACATCAAGGACCAGAAGATCGACTACCTGAACAAGTGGCATCAGGATACCGACGCCTTCTACCGGGCCAACCGGGCCGAGAGTGCCGACATCATCAACCTGATGCAGGAGAGCCTTCGCGAGTACGTGGCGGCCTACAATACGCTGATCTCCCTGCAGCGGACCGAGGACAGCATGGTGCAGTCGAACGGCGAGCTGGATTCCACGGTGGTGGATGTGGTCGACAATACGGCAGAGACCCTCGCGGCCTTCGAGCTGCAGTCGCAGGAGTTCCAGAAGACGCAGGCCAACTTCGAGGAGTACATGGAGCGCCTGAAGGAGGACATCGATCTGAAAGCCGAGAAGTTCGGCTATATCGAGTATTACGATGCGAAACTGCGCGACGGTTATTCGCACGAGGCGGCCGTTGCGTCGAACGAAATCCATGCCCTGGACGAGCGGCGCAAGTCGCTGGCTACGGTGAACCCGCTCTTCGCCAAGACCACGGAACTGCCTCCCCAGCCCAATGTCGAGGCCATCACGTTCGAACACATCTCGCTGAACCTGCCGGTGATCGCCAAGGCGGCGCTGGAGGATCTCGGTGCCGGGCCGGAGGAGTCTGAAGATCCGGACGACGGGGCAACTCCGGGGGATCCGGACGCAGCCGCGCTTTCGGAATCGGGTCCCGCCGGAGCGGATGAAGAGGCTGATGAGGAGGTGGAGATTGACGGTGACGACGAGGAGGATGACGACGAGGGGGATGACGGCGAAGGAGACGAGGAGGACGAAGGAAACGAGGAGGATGAGGACGAAGATGACGAGGAGGATGAGGACGAAGACGATGAGGAAGATGAGGAAGATGAGGAGGATGAGGAGGATGAGGAGGATGACGAGGATGACGAGGATGACGAGGATGAGGATCCGTTGACACGTGAGGATTTGGAGGCGATGAGCGATGAAGAACTGATGGAAATTCTGGATTATCTCGAACTGGAGTATGCGGCGGAGCCTTTCGATCGTGAGGAGGCTATCGCGACGATCCTGGAGGTGCAGAACGAATCCGATAACGAATAAAAACGACTTCCTATGGCTTATATTGATTGTGTAGTAGATACTCAGCCGATGGCTCGGGAGATCGATTCCGTCTCCAACCATATCAAAGGCACCACGGCGGCGGTCGTGGGAATGCAGGCTGCCGTCATCAAAGCGGAGGAAGAGGCTTCGAACCATGTTTGCGAGAATGTCAACCGGGGATTCTATACGCTGATCCACTCGCAGATCTCGCAGAAAATCGCCAAACTCAAGAGTGAGGTCGATTCCCACCTGATGCAGCTGAACCAGCAGCGCAAGCAGCTGCTGGCGATCAAGAGCCGCATGGAACGGGATTACAACATGATTTCGGCACGCTACCTGAAACTCTTCAACGGCCTGAACCAGAACCTCCGGCAGCGCGTTTTCGAACTGGACAAACCGACGATTGAATTTGCGGTGAAGGATGTGGACAAGATCACGAACCGCACGAGACTTCTGCCGGGTGCGGTTCCGGTCGTGCAACTCGAATCGCTGGAGATGAGCCAGCGGATCCTGGCTTCGAACATCAAGTACCGGGGATTGTCGGTCATCAACTCGATGAAACGCTTCCTGCAGGACATGTACGCGCAGAAACGCCTTACGGATCGGATCCTCCTGCCGGAGCAGACCTCCGTGGAGCACGCTGCGCTGGCGGTTCCGGTGATCATCTGCGAATCGAACTATGACAAGCACGACAATCGCCGTCTGGACATCGTGGTGGCGCAGACGGGCCTTTCGAACGAAGCCCGGGTGCGGATCCAGAGCACGATCGGCGAGATGGCCGGATCCCTGCCGTGGAGTGCGGACGAGGCTCCGGGTGCGGAGATCTGCAGTGAGTTCAACCGCTGTCTGGCGGCTTCCGAGGCTTCGCAGCGCGTGAAGGAGATGGCGACGCGGCTGTTCATGACCCACGGTTATCAAACCGTTAAAACGCGCTGATTATGGGCTACAGACGAAGTTTTACGAAACGAATTGCCGTCCACTACTCCGGGAGCGTCTCCTATCCGGCGTCGCAGAACGGAGGCAGTGTCTCCTACAGCGGTACGGCGTATGAGGATGTGACGGTGAACATCGATGTGGCTACGGAGCCCTTTGAGCATAGCGTCGCGCGGTGCAACAACCATGTGGGGACGCTGACCGGGGCTGTCGTGGCGACGGAGGCCGCGCAGATCGCCTCGATCCGTGAGAATGCGCGGAAGGTGGGGCAGACGATCATCGACGGCTTCTTCAAGACGGTGCGTTCCGAAATCAGCCAGCAGATCTCCGAGTTGTCGAGCCGGATCAATGCCACGCTGGTGCACCTGCAGGAACTGGCCAAACGGTGTGTGGACAAGCAGCGGCAGATGGAGGTCGACTACAACCGGATTTCGACGCGTTACCTGAAGATCTTCGACGAACTGAACAGCGAACTGAAGAACCGGATCTTCGAGCTGGACCGTCCGGCCTTCGTCTTCAAGGCGGACAGCGACGAGAGCGCCGCCCGTTTCGTCGAGGGGCCGCTGGTCGGCACGGCAATCGTGTCGGGCAGCGAGGAGAGTTCGCTGCAGGCGCTGATCTCGGCGTCGCGGAGCAAGAAGCAGGCGCAGGATACGATCCATGAGATCGACCGTTTTCTGACCAAACAGAAACGCCTGGATCAGTTGCTGCACCGCTGCATCCTGCCCGAGAACCGGGAATCCGCGGTTTATATTCCGATCTGCTATTTGGAGACTTCCGGAGAGAAGGGGGTAATCGACCGCCATCTTTACCAGGCGGAGTATCTTCCGACGGTTCCGTTGGCGCGGCTGGAGAATTCGTTGTCCGCGGCGTCGTGGTCGGAGGTTCCGCAGTCGCGTGCCGAAAGCATCCGGAATTACTTCAACCGGGAGGTTTCCGGGCACTATGCCTCGACGAATCCGCACGAGACCCGGGTCAGGGAGTGCATTACCCGCCTGTTTAATATCGCAACCATAAAAAGCCTATAATCATGAAGGAACTGAAAGAGATACGTTTTAATGAAACGGACATTCTGTTGCAGGACAACCTTGTCCGGGGCTCGATCCTGCCGGAAACGGTAGCCGAACTGAACCGGAATATCATCTTCAAGGGGGATACGGTGGTCGAAGGCCCCGTCTACGGGCATCGCCTTGAGATTCAGCAGGGAAGCCTGGAGATTCAGGGTGCGGTGTTCGCGCAGTTCGAGTTGTATGTCAATTCGGAGGCCGGTGGGAACATCACGTTCAAAAAATCTGTGGGGTCGGCCAATACGATTGTTTCGCGGGCTTCCAACTGCCGGTTGGTTTTCCATTCGGACATCAATGCCAAATCGGTATCGTTGTGCAACGCCTTTGTGGCGGGCAGTGTGTATGCTGACGAGGTGGAGTTGGTGAACTGTGTGGTGATCGGAGGTGTTTTCGCCACGCAGTCGGTTGATCTCACCAACTCGATCGTGGGGACGTTCAACACGCCGTCGATCAAGGTCTCGGGCATCGTTCATCTGCTGCTGCCGAGTGCCTTCTCGGTGGAGAAGATGGTTGCGGCGGCGGGGACCCGCCTTTACAACCTGTGTCTGGCGGATCTGGGCGCTTTGTACAAGGGTTTTCCGGAGTCTGCGAATTCGGGCAAGATCGCCATCGATGTGGATGCCGACGAGGTGACGACGAAACTCTCCGACGATCAGGTCCAGAAGACGCTGCGGAGCTATACGGTGATCGGGAAGGTGCTGGCGGCGGATCTGCTGGATACGGACAAGTTCCAGAATCATTTTCTGCTGACGGCGGCGAGCCTGGGCCCGCAGTTGCTGAAGAGCTACGATCTGGGAGTCGACAAGGCGGGGAATCCGGCGACGCTTACCGTGGACCGGATCCGGGATTTCTTCTTCGACATTCTGAGCGGGAAGATTGCGATTCAGGACATGGACGGCAAGTTCAATATCTCGCAGATTGCCGGACGGGGTTGATTCCCTGCGGATGTTTCCGCCCCCCCCTCTTTCGGGTGAAGCCCTTGAAAAATGGTTGAAGAGAGGCCGGCCTTTACGAAGGCCGGCCTCTCTTTTTCGGACGGGGTAGGGAGAAATTACGATCCGGATTTTTCCGGATGCCCTTCGGTGAGCCGGTCGAGAATCTTCTGCGCCACGATGCGCTGCCCGTCGGCCGTCATGTGCACGCCGTCGGGCGCATACTCCTTGAAAAAGGGCTGAAACGGATGGTAGATGTCGATGACCTCCCATCCGTATCGGCGGGCAATGGCGGTCAGTTCGGGAATCAGCCGTCCGAGGCGTTCGTTGCCTCCGGTATATTTTGGCCCGGCCTGGGCATCGTTCATGGGCGGCGGCGTGACGAAGATACAGCGGGGGCTGGTGCGGCGCACCCATCCCGAGCGGGAGATGGTTTCGAGCAGGCGCGTGAAGTTGTCCGTAACTTCGTGCTGCCGATCGGCGAAGACGACTTTCGTATCGTTCGTGCCCAGGCATACGACGATCGCATCGCATCGCATCCTTTTTTGACGCACTATTATGTTTATATTGATTATCAATATTTACGGCTTAAAAGATGGGGATTTTAAAAATTTACTTGTTTTTTCACAAAAAATCGAAGATTTAACGATTTTTTCATCGTCTCCCTCCGCACAGAGGGGAAATAGGCAAAAACAGCCTTTAGGGGCCCCGACCGATCTCGTTTACAAGATAAGGCATGGCGGTGTTTATTTCGCCAAAATGGGCTGTAAAATCGAGGATGGATTCACGGATAGTTTCGGGGTTGTCGTCCGTCATCTTGGGTGAGCTGATGGGGTGTTTTGCTTAGCCTTTGCCCCTGAGCTCTTAAAAGTTTTGCAGCCAAAAGAAAAAATGGCGGTAGCCATTTTCCATGGCGCAGCCATCTCTTTTCTTCCCTTATTTTGACTTTACTTTAATGAACGTATATATGAATACGGGGGATAAAGTAAAGTTTCTTTTCTTTTGGCTGTAAATTATTTAGTGAATCCTTTGGCTGTTTTATATTTAATCGCGATATTTGCGTTACGATGATTATGTAATGATTGGATGGAATAAAATGAAACCGAACAATCCTTTCTTGATAACGGGCTACCACAGCCCTGAATTTTTTTGCGACCGTGAGACGGAAACATCTACGATTCTTGATGCGCTCCACAATGGGCGTAATGTAACGCTGATTGCTCCCCGTCGTATGGGCAAGACCGGTCTGATCCGTCATGCCTTTTATCGTCTGAAAGAGCAGGAACCCGATATTGTCACGCTCTATATGGATATCTACTCTACGCAGTCAATGGGTGATTTCGTGCGGTTGTTTGCCAATACGGTGTTGGGGAAACTGGATACTGCACCCCAGAAAGCATTAAGCCGCATTGGACAGTTTATTCGCAGTTGTCGTCCGGTATTCACCATTGACGAACTGACCGGAGTCCCCAAAGTGACGATTGACGTGGCACCCCAAGAGGAGGAGCGTACACTGAAAGAGATATTCGATTATCTGGGATCCTCGGAGAAACGGTGTTATATTGCCATCGACGAGTTTCAGCAGATTGCCGAATACCCGGAGAAAGGGATAGAAGCTCTGTTGCGCTCCTATATCCAGTTCCTGCCTAATGTAAACTTTATCTTTGCGGGCAGCAAGCAACATTTGATGCAGGAGATGTTTACGTCGTCGAAAAGACCGTTCTATCAGAGTACGCAACTGCTGACCATCGGCCCCATTGATCGTGAGTCGTATGCCTGTTTCGCTGCTGTGCACTTTGCTGAACATGGCGTGCAGCTTCCCCATGAGGTTTTCGATGCAATTTACGATAAATTTGATGGACATACCTGGTATATCCAGTGCCTTCTCAATCGCTTGTACGGCTATAATCGGAATGTGGATACGAGGTTGGTGGCGTATGCTACGGAACAGATCGTTTCCGAACAGAGCTATTCGTATGCGGATTTGCTGAAGGCCTATTCGGCCGGTCATGTGCGCCTGTTGAAAGCTATCGCCCGCGAAGGGTGCGTCAAGGAGGTGTTGGCGGGAGATTTTATCAGCCGACATCGGCTTCGTGCGGCGAGCAGCGTAAGTGCTTCATTGAAGAAGCTGCTCGATCATGAACTGGTTTATCAGACACCTTGCGGGTATATTATTTACGACCGCTTTATGAGCGAGTGGTTGCGGCAGCAGCCGTTCTAATGACGAGATATTATGAAAGACGAAATAATCCGATTTTTAGCGCAGAACATCGTCGGCAGAATCTTATTCACCGACGATGTGGTATATAAACTTGAGAAGGGACACATGGAAGGTGTGTATAACGATAAAATGATCTTCTCCGATCTGGTGCAGACCGAAGGAGGTTTTAAGTTCAACATGACTTCCGTTACTCATGAGTTGGTATACCATCTGGATGAGAAAGGGGAAAGAACCACCATTGCCAAAGATTATACAGGAACGAGTGTGTTTTGCTATGAACTGGCCTTGAGGAAAAGTACCGGACGACTGACCGGTTACATGCACTGCATTTCAACAACGGTTCAGCATCAGACCATGGAAGCTGTTGTTTGCGGGCTATTTGATGTCTCCTTTGATGAAAAGGGGTTGAAATGGCAGGAAAATCAGTTGTTGTATAGAGATAACCCTACAAGTGCGGATAAATACAAGCCTGTTGCATTTGATGCCAAGGTCCGAATTTATCTTGACAATGGCAAGGCCGTATTCGAATACCTGCCGACGCATTGGGATGTGGATCCAGATACCTTGGAAAAAAGATTATCCAAGGACAATTATCCAGCTTATATATCAAAGGAGAGGTGAGAGGTAAGTT from uncultured Alistipes sp. carries:
- a CDS encoding GDSL-type esterase/lipase family protein → MRCDAIVVCLGTNDTKVVFADRQHEVTDNFTRLLETISRSGWVRRTSPRCIFVTPPPMNDAQAGPKYTGGNERLGRLIPELTAIARRYGWEVIDIYHPFQPFFKEYAPDGVHMTADGQRIVAQKILDRLTEGHPEKSGS
- a CDS encoding ATP-binding protein, yielding MKPNNPFLITGYHSPEFFCDRETETSTILDALHNGRNVTLIAPRRMGKTGLIRHAFYRLKEQEPDIVTLYMDIYSTQSMGDFVRLFANTVLGKLDTAPQKALSRIGQFIRSCRPVFTIDELTGVPKVTIDVAPQEEERTLKEIFDYLGSSEKRCYIAIDEFQQIAEYPEKGIEALLRSYIQFLPNVNFIFAGSKQHLMQEMFTSSKRPFYQSTQLLTIGPIDRESYACFAAVHFAEHGVQLPHEVFDAIYDKFDGHTWYIQCLLNRLYGYNRNVDTRLVAYATEQIVSEQSYSYADLLKAYSAGHVRLLKAIAREGCVKEVLAGDFISRHRLRAASSVSASLKKLLDHELVYQTPCGYIIYDRFMSEWLRQQPF